The sequence ATATTGGACACTGTTATTGTTCATATCATAACAAAACCCTAAGAAAACACTTCTTATATTATAGCAAAGATACAAATAACAATCAGTTCAGGCTTCGCTCGATTAGCAAGGGGCTCTCGCTCTTAGAGGTAACTCCACCTCCGGTGAGATTAATTTCTCATggagtaattaataaataaacaaaaaatgtgAAATCCATAGCGTTCCACTTAAAAGATTCTTCATCCCTCTTATACTAATAACTATCATATACTAATCATATCTTTAGTaagaaagatataaataatgtTGAACAGTTATAATCAGAGTTATCAAGATCGTTTCTTTGGGTTCAGGTTTTTTATTGAAATGATATATTTCAATACCTATCTATTCCGGCATACCAAATTTCTTaaatagaaacaaataaaataatgacatATTTCAGCTGAAATGACTTCTATTCCAACAGAATGAGAGATTTCAGCTGAAATACTGCTGAGATTTTAGTTCAGAACAAAATACATCATAATAGAGCAAAATCATACAACTATGGTTATAACAATCAAATGATCCTCACAGATGCATATAGGTTAGAAAAATACATCGAATTGTCAGTCATAAATTTATAACGCATATAAAAGTCCGAAATCACTATCATAaccaatttaaataaatagcaaTGCAAAGTACACAGATTTACCCAAACTCAGTtcaaaaaatggaaaaagaaaaaaaggatgaAAGAATCCATAGTTAGCAAGACAGCAGAAGAACACATGTGAAGGAAAAtctcccccccccccccccccccccaacCACAGAGGGACCCCCAATAATCTAGGGTTACATGTCCAGTACTCCTAAGCCATAGTTCTTAAGTTAACATGCCTCTTAATGAACAAAATAATCTTTATGTCGGTTAACAGGACGACAAACTGATCATGAAGAATGAATGGAAATCCGCATCGACCTAACTGATGCAACTAAAAGATACTGAAAGCTTCAACATCATATAACATCATAAGCCTTTTCTGATGGcagaaaatgaataaacaaaagGATTTTCAAGGCTTTTGTAATCTTTTTAGAGGAAAATATCCAACGAGAGGTTGAATTCACATTTGCCCCATATCATCTTCCATGACGAATTAATACATAAAACTATAAAGATTCAGAGGAAATATTGACACTAAACAGAGAAAATTGGGAGCACTCCATCACCACCACTTAGATAAAACTAAAACGGgctaaataaatgaaaattttcaatttcttttttccctgtTGCTGAATTATTCGTCAGTAtgtagtttatttattttactgtgACAATTTTGATACAACAATTAGTAAAATACAGTGAAACTATAAACCTGACACCAAGTTGAACATCTAGCTAAACCCAACTCATGTAACTTGGCATACCTGTTCAACTCTGCTTGTTCTTCCTACAGTAATACTGTGCAAGTTGACCAAAATCCTTTATTCAGATAGAATTGCAGTCTAATGCTTTGATTGTTTCTCTACTCCACATTGCAGTGCCGGGATCAAATCTCAGCTCCCATGTAGGCCAATAATGCAGATCCTGCTTCAATGTCAATACTCGAGGTTTCCCATTTAGGTGGACAGTCCTTACGCGCACAAATTCCCCATGCCCTAATTCCTGATAAATCATAGCAGCATCAACACCACAACTATGTAAATGGCAccaaataactaaattaacaaatatgaagaagaaaagggagGCAAACAGCTCCTGCTCCAACatatatttaagatattaattcCCAGCATAATTACTGTTACTTCTAAGGAGAAAGTACATACCTTTGTCACATTAATGAAGGCGTCTAAATCAGGCACTGGCTTCCCATTAATTTCAACTATCCATTGAAGAGCGTACAAGCCATATCTGTGTACAGGACTTCCATGACACCACCTATTAAAACAAACAAGTTGTTCTGTAAGTATCTGATAAGCTGAAATTTCCAGGCATGACTAATGACATGTCACTAAATAACGGTACATATAACATTCCTAAGAAAAAACAAGAGGGAGTGAACATAGATTATGAGTAGCAAACAGCTGTCACTGGCCTGTACTTGAGTATACCAGTCTTAAACTCATCATCTAGCATATCCATTGGGACAGGTATCAAGGCTTTCAAGAGGACTGAGCAATCACTAAAAGATGCTTGAAAAAAAGCATACTCATAATGCCTCCTCATCGGCGCTGTCCTTCAGTTAAATgatcattttctttcaatttaactTTGCACTCTTTCTAGTGCTTCCTGTCCATACAACCCATGCGAGGGCATTCTTTGTCCTGCAGTGTCCTTCAACAtattatttgtcaaaatacAACTTCACCAGCCAGCAAGTTTAATTAGCTGAATCTTTCATACACATCTAACTATGGAACCAAGAGCAACTTTGCTAAACCTAGCCTAGAAGGGATCAGTTGGCATGTCATAAATCATTAGAGATCCTAAATAGACAACAGCAGAGTGCCTTCATCCCACCTAGGGCTGAGCATGAGACTCGAAGATCCCGAACCGCACTGGAAATCTGAACCAAGAAAATCCATTAACCATTTGACTTTCTCTGAATCAAACTgtatccaaaaagaaatagtaCGGTTTTGGATCCTATTAGTTATCCATACCAAAATCTTCCCGTATTTTACCGAATCGAAGAGCCAAACTACAACcggttatttataataaataagtcCAAGTCTAACGAAGAAAGCCTAAACTTATAACCCCAATGTAAGCAAAATCCAATAAATCAAGTGATTTTAgtctagtaaaactattaagttCATTGgcccaaaaataataaatctaaaattacaaATCCTAAGTGTACATTTTAGTTTCACGTTATTCACATCTATTAGAGTAAGCACGTAACACATCACTCTACTATATAATTGTTGAAAACAAGCATGTAATATGTAATTCTACTAATTTTTTACTTCTATTGTGTACAATTTAAGTCTTCTTATAGATTCTCAAGTTTGAAAATGGTCTTTTAAgctcaaaaatataattttttagtttaaacaaaattataaaaaaatgtcCAAGTTCCCTTGTCCAATTCCGTACGGAATTGTTCCAAAAAATCAGAACAGTTAGCAAAAGAGATCGTTATGTTACTGAAGATTGGGTATCGAAGATCCCCAAAGTTCGGTTCGATTCCAAAGATTTTCCAATCTCTGGTCCCTGAATCATGCTTATCCTCCCACCATGTAATGCCAAATTCTATTGCTCTCTAATTGCCATTTCACATCAAAGGAAGCCAGACCTATTTGCAGCAGAAGCAAAACTCTTACCTAGCCACATACACGCCATGACCTTCTTCAGGAAGAAATCCAAGAGCACGCACTGCCGGATGAGGATCTTGCACAATGCAACCACACCAATTTATTACACGCGTTGTACCATTCCCTTCTCTAACATCTGTTCCCACAAGAAGATCAATCTCACGTCCCTAAAAGCCATAAAGAAAATGGTCACATCATATACCCTTATAAgcaagattaaaataaaatgttcatTCAGCTGGCAAATAAGAGCAAGATGCAGAATACTACAAAGGGCATGCCCATTACCTGTCGAAAGATTGTCATGTTGAGTTTCCCATCATTTTCACCACTCTTGTCTAAAGCCTGGCAAGCACATTCTATGTCATGGAAGCAAGTGACTGGCTCTTTGTTGACTGCCAAAACCATGTCCCCTTGTTCTAACAGATTTTCAGCTTTTGATCCAGCCAAACAAACTTTAACACGTAAAACTTGTCGTCTAACTGGATCTTTCTTGACAAGAGCCTACAAGATATACTGACCATTAgtcatcaaaacaaaaatgagACAACCTACTTTTCTAGTGAATATGCAAATGAAGTTCCAAGAATAGTTAACCGGCTCAACAACCACGACAACCACGTAGAAGTCATCAATAAATAGTTGAATAGCAACCTTTTAGGTGACCATAATAGCATCTAGAGCTAACAGGGAAAAAAAACCAGCTGCTGCAAATTTACAAGTGACATATATAATCCATCAACATTGAAACATAAAAATCAGCCGTGCATGCACACAAACTAGCAGACTCAAGCTTTAGTGCAAACTAGAAGCataaaagaactaaaaaatGGTACTTAACCAACTACAAAGACTAATAAATTCCATCACTCTATGCATCCTACACATTGAACATGACTATTTTAACTTGAACATTTCAGCTACAACCACCTAGAATTCCGTATCTTACAAAACTCAAAACCATGATAGCAAAACCAATTATCATTTCCAATAATGCATATtcatcaagaaaaaaagaagagaaataaaagaattttaattacattttctAGAGCAATTCGAAGGTAACAGATATTCACATTTCACATGCAATTTGAGAGCAAGTTAAATGCAGATGagagcaaaaaaagaaaagaaaatcccAAAAGAAGACGTACTTGGACCCAGTGATCACTCAAACCAAAGCTTCGTGCCTTTGAAAGTAGAGTAGGGTAAAGCTCAACCTCCAAAGTCCTGACAAGTGGCATTGGCTTTCTGACACCATTAATGAGAAGAGGTGGCCCATTTGCACCATGTATAATTTTCTCAAGAATTTGGCTGATCGAGTAAATAGGGATGCCTCTCACGAATTGATGATCTTCTGAGGTATTGCAACCATATTTCAACTAGAATCAAGAACAAAGCATCAAAATATGACACAATACAAAGCACATAATAGGAATCAACTTCTATCAGCTAGAATACCTGAGTTGAAAAGCTTCCCCATATAGCTTGGACTCGTCCATGCTCATCGGTAAGCACACCCGAAAATGTACTACCAAAATCTGGAAGATAGTATAAAATACAACTTCAAAACGCACTATTGCATGTGAATTTTTTAGCCAAGTAATATGTAATCCTTACCAGTATCAAGTTCAATGACTTCCATATTTGTTGCTCTATAACGTGGACAATCAGCTGAGCCAATATTCAAAGCAGCACATGGGTTGGTTACTATGGATTTCCTAGATGTTGCTTGCAGGCTTCTACTTAAGCCAACAAGATAGACTGAATCCCCACGACGTAATGCCGGCTCTATTCAGAATCATAAACTGAtcagtattaaaaaaaaaaaaaaagaagcatttTGCACATAAAAGAAATCAGTGTACTTGAGAAGAGAATGCATAGAAGGTGCAGCAGTAAGGCTCCCtcaaaagggaaaagaaaaattcacaATGGGACAAATTTCCATGTCATTAATCGACTCAGAAGAAAGTCCTGATTAAATGGAGATAAAAATTTGTGTCCAAACAAAAACACAATAACTACAACCAAGTTATATACACTCGCAATAATTTAGGGAAAAGAATTAATGCTACAATTGTACAAAGCCGACCTTACCAGGAAGCAATTCAGCAGCACGAACCATTGAGGCACCAACAGCTCCAAGGGCCAAGGGGTTATAAGCAACAAGAGCATAATTGTGAACAGGATGAAGAAATATCACCTGGAATAAGAAGTAGGCATTAAATACAACATTATGCAATTTCTTTCAGTAGTATTCACTTTTAAGAATCTACCTCGCCAGGAATTTCAATAGGAAAAGCAGCAAAGGACAGCATAACATCTGATGCAGAAATTGCAACTGTATTCCTATCTACCGCAACCAATCCCATATCTTGAGAATGATAAACAATAACACCAGTCCCAAAAAAATGCTGCGAATGGACGCCATCAAGCATAATTGTTGGTGGAACATGAACCTGCAAGTACAAGGAACAACTGTATGCTTCATAAAACCATTTTTTGAAATGTAAGAATAAGCTTTCGTAGGCAAGAACATGGGACGAGGAAACTACAGCAAAAAATCACTTCTATTAATTCATCAGAAATGAACAATAAAGCAACAAGGATACCTAACtattgagaaataaaatataaggtTCAATATGCAACATCGCAAATAAAGAAAGTACGAGCTCTAGTGAAGCCTTGCCTTTGTCCATACAGGTGGctattatatgaaataaataattgcatTCAGACTTCTCATTGAACATCTGAAGAAACATGAACTAAAGAGAATCACAGCCCCACAACATCAGAGTTGTTGTCATTAACTATACATTTATTTTCATGCTGAAAAAACATCGAAGGAGCAGAGAAAAGTTGtagacataaaagaaaacaaaataggaaaaaaaaacagagagaGTAACATAAACTTTTCTTAAGCTTGTCAAAATATGGCAAACTCTCTGAAAAGTGGTAGACACATATTTCTGAAGGCTCAAGCTTCAGGACTGAATTAAGTGCTAAGTTAGAAAATAAAGAGCGTAATATATTgtgatgaaaataaaaaatgggctattaaaatagtaaaggAAAAAACAGGAAATCTTATCAGAAGAAACCAGGACAATAAAAGTGGAAAAAAGACTGAAAACAACTATAACATTAAACAAATCACTTATCAGATTTTACCTCAAACATTACAAGAGTGGGCTCTATCACACTTTCTGCAAATGAAGCATTAGCTGTTGCTGCTGTTGCACCTTGATAATCTCTAAAAACATCATTTTCCACAGAACTTCGATCCTCCAACTTTACTCCTCCACTTTCATGCAGCAAGGAACGGTCAGAAACAGCAATATCATTGGAAGCCAAATCTGATACCCTTCGTTTCTTTGTTCCAACATCAGATTCATCCTGAAAATTTGGCTCCCCAGAAGATTGTTCATAACTGGTTTCCATACTGATAACACCATCAGTCAATTCGGGTTGGTCGCCTTGATTTACATGTTCTGTATGAGTTGCCTCCCCACTCAATGAAACAGTTTGGCTAGTTAAGCCTTGTCCAATTTCATTAATCTGAGTTGATTGCAGCAGAAATTCAGGTT comes from Ricinus communis isolate WT05 ecotype wild-type chromosome 5, ASM1957865v1, whole genome shotgun sequence and encodes:
- the LOC8276571 gene encoding protease Do-like 7; this translates as MGDPLERLGSETAIESSMKEDLCMEIDPPFKENAATAEDWRKALNKVVPAVVVLRTTACRAFDTESAGASYATGFVVDKRRGIILTNRHVVKPGPVVAEAMFLNREEIPIYPIYRDPVHDFGFFCYDPSAIQFLNYEEIPLAPEAACVGLEIRVVGNDSGEKVSILAGTLARLDRDAPHYKKDGYNDFNTFYMQAASGTKGGSSGSPVIDWQGRAVALNAGSKSSSASAFFLPLERVVRALRFLQKGRDSYTNKWEAVRIPRGTLQVTFLHKGFDETRRLGLQSDTEQLVRLASPPTETGMLVVDSVVPGGPAHTKLEPGDVLVRVNGEVTTQFLKLESLLDDSVDQKIELQIERGGTSLTVNLVVQDLHSITPDYFLEVSGAVIHPLSYQQARNFRFQCGLVYVSEPGYMLFRAGVPRHAIIKKFAGEEISRVDELISVISKLSRGARVPLEYLSYMDRHRRKSVLVTVDRHEWYAPPQIYTRDDSSGLWTAKPAIQPEFLLQSTQINEIGQGLTSQTVSLSGEATHTEHVNQGDQPELTDGVISMETSYEQSSGEPNFQDESDVGTKKRRVSDLASNDIAVSDRSLLHESGGVKLEDRSSVENDVFRDYQGATAATANASFAESVIEPTLVMFEVHVPPTIMLDGVHSQHFFGTGVIVYHSQDMGLVAVDRNTVAISASDVMLSFAAFPIEIPGEVIFLHPVHNYALVAYNPLALGAVGASMVRAAELLPEPALRRGDSVYLVGLSRSLQATSRKSIVTNPCAALNIGSADCPRYRATNMEVIELDTDFGSTFSGVLTDEHGRVQAIWGSFSTQLKYGCNTSEDHQFVRGIPIYSISQILEKIIHGANGPPLLINGVRKPMPLVRTLEVELYPTLLSKARSFGLSDHWVQALVKKDPVRRQVLRVKVCLAGSKAENLLEQGDMVLAVNKEPVTCFHDIECACQALDKSGENDGKLNMTIFRQGREIDLLVGTDVREGNGTTRVINWCGCIVQDPHPAVRALGFLPEEGHGVYVARWCHGSPVHRYGLYALQWIVEINGKPVPDLDAFINVTKELGHGEFVRVRTVHLNGKPRVLTLKQDLHYWPTWELRFDPGTAMWSRETIKALDCNSI